The Peribacillus sp. FSL P2-0133 genome has a segment encoding these proteins:
- a CDS encoding YaaC family protein, with protein sequence MPENNDNFDKYTPFFSASSSQLFLQKCYTHEKIAEAEIKSYDNCYPFIYHLEHAKTYYNQAAIAPLSIQPILTFYGFAQLLKACLLTIDPNYPESTSMLAHGVTTRKKKKQQYEFLKDEVKTQKNGLFTCIAEKLFHIKHLEGEKFSMGTLIKEIPDMQNFTWSVSKKNFVAMLPSLDGFQLPSATLDSYQMSSSRMEEFLKAKTNQVYSISEAPGTLHLKTDGIPIHNASSPIRYNLAERQFMLSLNKDSSAFSLPELLIHYLISYNLSIIARYETEWWAELMKTMPNDDYPCIVQFLKISQAKVPFLIFEWIKSERFHF encoded by the coding sequence ATGCCTGAAAACAATGATAATTTCGATAAATATACACCTTTTTTTTCCGCATCTTCCTCACAACTTTTTTTACAAAAATGTTACACGCATGAAAAAATAGCAGAAGCGGAAATAAAAAGTTACGATAATTGTTATCCATTTATTTACCATCTTGAACATGCTAAAACTTATTATAATCAGGCTGCCATTGCACCACTTTCCATACAACCAATCTTAACATTTTATGGATTCGCCCAATTGTTAAAGGCTTGCCTGCTCACGATCGATCCCAACTATCCGGAATCAACTTCGATGCTTGCCCATGGGGTTACTACGAGAAAAAAGAAAAAACAGCAATATGAATTTTTAAAGGATGAAGTTAAAACGCAAAAAAACGGGCTTTTCACCTGCATTGCCGAGAAGTTATTTCATATAAAGCATCTGGAGGGTGAAAAATTTTCCATGGGAACGCTGATAAAGGAAATTCCGGATATGCAAAACTTTACATGGTCCGTTTCCAAGAAAAATTTCGTCGCCATGTTACCCTCTTTGGACGGTTTTCAATTACCCTCAGCGACCTTGGATAGCTATCAAATGTCCAGCAGTCGAATGGAAGAATTTTTGAAAGCTAAAACGAATCAAGTTTACAGTATTTCAGAAGCTCCTGGGACACTGCATTTAAAAACTGATGGCATTCCTATTCATAATGCTTCTTCCCCAATACGGTATAATTTGGCAGAAAGACAGTTCATGCTATCACTCAATAAAGATTCGTCAGCTTTTTCATTACCTGAACTTTTGATTCATTATTTGATTTCTTATAACCTTAGCATAATAGCTCGTTATGAAACAGAATGGTGGGCAGAACTGATGAAAACCATGCCCAATGATGATTACCCTTGCATTGTGCAATTCCTTAAAATAAGCCAAGCTAAGGTGCCATTTTTAATATTTGAATGGATTAAGTCCGAGAGGTTCCACTTTTGA
- the guaB gene encoding IMP dehydrogenase: MWENKFAKEGLTFDDVLLIPAKSEVLPKDVNLQVNLAENLKLNLPIISAGMDTVTEAEMAIAMARQGGLGIIHKNMSIEAQAELVDKVKRSESGVITDPFFLTPDHQVFDAEHLMGKYRISGVPVVNNIEDQKLVGIITNRDLRFISDFSLKISSVMTVENLVTAPVGTNLEQAEKILQKYKIEKLPLVDDNGVLKGLITIKDIEKVIEFPNSAKDKQGRLLAGAAVGVTKDTMKRVEMLVKSHVDAIVLDTAHGHSEGVLEMVKEIRGTYPELTIIAGNVATAEGTKALIEAGADVVKVGIGPGSICTTRVVAGVGVPQITAVFDCATEARKHGKTIIADGGIKYSGDIVKALAAGGHAVMLGSMLAGVTESPGETEIFQGRRFKVYRGMGSVAAMEKGSKDRYFQEDNKKFVPEGIEGRLPYKGPLSDTIFQLIGGIRSGMGYCGTATLEELRENSQFVKMTGAGLRESHPHDVQITKEAPNYSM; this comes from the coding sequence ATGTGGGAAAATAAATTTGCAAAAGAAGGTTTAACCTTTGATGATGTCCTATTAATTCCAGCGAAATCAGAGGTTTTGCCGAAAGATGTTAACCTTCAAGTCAACTTAGCTGAAAACTTAAAGCTCAACCTTCCTATCATCAGTGCAGGAATGGATACCGTGACAGAAGCTGAGATGGCAATTGCCATGGCTCGTCAAGGCGGTTTAGGTATCATCCATAAAAATATGTCCATTGAAGCACAGGCTGAACTGGTGGATAAAGTAAAACGTTCAGAAAGCGGTGTAATTACCGATCCATTTTTCTTAACGCCGGATCACCAGGTATTTGATGCAGAGCATTTAATGGGTAAATATCGCATTTCGGGTGTTCCTGTAGTCAACAATATAGAGGACCAAAAACTTGTGGGTATCATTACAAACCGTGATTTGCGATTTATTTCCGATTTTTCCTTGAAGATTTCCAGTGTCATGACTGTAGAGAATCTGGTCACAGCGCCAGTGGGAACTAACTTGGAACAAGCAGAGAAGATTCTTCAAAAGTACAAAATTGAAAAGCTTCCCCTTGTAGACGATAATGGAGTCCTTAAAGGACTTATTACGATCAAGGATATCGAGAAAGTCATTGAGTTCCCGAATTCGGCGAAAGATAAGCAAGGAAGATTACTTGCAGGTGCTGCAGTCGGAGTGACTAAGGATACAATGAAGCGTGTAGAAATGCTAGTTAAGTCCCATGTCGATGCAATCGTACTTGATACTGCTCACGGTCATTCAGAAGGCGTCCTTGAAATGGTGAAGGAAATCCGCGGGACATATCCTGAATTGACGATCATTGCCGGTAATGTGGCAACGGCTGAAGGAACGAAAGCATTGATTGAAGCGGGTGCCGATGTAGTCAAAGTGGGAATCGGACCAGGGTCAATCTGTACGACAAGGGTTGTGGCTGGTGTAGGTGTTCCACAAATCACGGCAGTTTTCGATTGTGCGACAGAAGCAAGAAAACATGGTAAAACGATTATCGCTGATGGCGGAATTAAATACTCTGGTGATATCGTTAAAGCCCTGGCTGCAGGCGGACATGCAGTAATGCTTGGCAGCATGCTTGCAGGTGTAACTGAAAGCCCAGGCGAAACGGAAATTTTCCAAGGTCGCCGTTTTAAAGTATATCGGGGTATGGGCTCCGTTGCTGCAATGGAAAAGGGATCTAAAGATCGTTACTTCCAAGAAGATAACAAGAAATTCGTACCGGAAGGCATCGAAGGGCGCCTTCCATACAAAGGACCTCTTTCAGATACCATTTTCCAACTGATTGGCGGCATTCGCTCAGGTATGGGATATTGCGGTACAGCCACATTGGAAGAGTTGAGAGAAAACTCTCAATTTGTCAAAATGACCGGTGCCGGGTTAAGGGAAAGCCATCCTCATGATGTACAAATTACCAAAGAAGCACCGAACTACTCAATGTAA
- a CDS encoding extracellular matrix/biofilm biosynthesis regulator RemA family protein, protein MYLHIGEDILVKTDDVIAILDKKLLQASPIMSEFLEKKSDVTYHLAKNSVKSIVVTDKQVYYSPLASSTLKKRSLQSSLLIDDIDIL, encoded by the coding sequence ATGTATCTCCATATTGGTGAAGACATTCTTGTGAAAACGGATGATGTCATAGCCATTTTAGATAAGAAGCTGCTTCAGGCCTCTCCAATCATGAGTGAATTTTTGGAGAAAAAGTCTGATGTAACTTACCATTTAGCAAAAAACTCGGTTAAATCGATTGTAGTGACGGACAAACAGGTATATTATTCACCGCTTGCGTCGTCCACTTTGAAAAAGCGTTCACTGCAGTCATCGCTCTTAATCGATGATATAGATATTCTTTGA
- the gyrA gene encoding DNA gyrase subunit A: MSENERSGVKEINISTEMRTSFLDYAMSVIVSRALPDVRDGLKPVHRRILYAMNDLGMTSDKPFKKSARIVGEVIGKYHPHGDSAVYETMVRMAQPFNYRYMLVDGHGNFGSVDGDQAAAMRYTEARMSKISMELLRDLNKDTVNFQDNYDGSEREPAVMPARFPNLLVNGSSGIAVGMATNIPPHQLGEVIDGVLALSKNPEITIPELMEYIPGPDFPTAGLILGRSGIRKAYETGKGSIIQRAKVEIEEKPNGKQVILVKEIPYQVNKARLIEKIAELARDKKIEGITDLRDESDRNGMRIVMELRKDVNANVLLNNLYKHTAMQTTFGINLLALVDGQPKVLNLKQCLHYYLEHQQVVIRRRTEFELRKAEARAHILEGLRIALDNLDAVISLIRSSQTTEIAREGLMTQFSLSEKQAQAILDMRLQRLTGLEREKIEDEYQALMAIIAEYKAILADEEKVLEIIREELLEIKERFDDKRRTEITLAGFESLEDEDLIPEENIIVTLTHNGYIKRLPATTYRSQKRGGRGIQGMGTNTDDFVGHLLTTSTHDTLLFFTNKGKVYRSKGYEIPEYGRTAKGLPLINLLEVDKGEWVNAIIPVKEFADDWYLFFTTRHGVSKRTPLSSFANIRNNGLIALGLREDDELISVRLTNGEKQIIIGTKSGMMIRFPETDVRTMGRTAAGVKGISLRADDEVVGMEILEDDEEVLIVTKNGYGKRTSAEEYRIQSRGGKGIKTCNVTEKNGELIAVKTVTGVDEDLMLITAAGVLIRMEVEGISKTGRNTQGVKLIRLESADNEYVSTVAIVGREEEEEEKDMDIETVTTPDSDSEPAVIEENEETEKDTEE, from the coding sequence ATGTCAGAAAATGAAAGATCAGGTGTAAAAGAAATAAATATAAGTACCGAGATGCGGACATCGTTTTTGGATTATGCGATGAGTGTTATCGTGTCTCGGGCTTTGCCTGATGTAAGGGACGGTTTAAAACCGGTACACCGAAGAATTCTTTATGCAATGAATGATCTTGGAATGACTTCGGATAAACCATTTAAAAAATCTGCCCGTATTGTCGGGGAAGTAATCGGTAAATATCACCCGCATGGTGATTCAGCCGTATATGAAACGATGGTACGGATGGCGCAGCCTTTTAACTATCGCTATATGCTTGTCGATGGTCATGGAAATTTCGGTTCAGTCGATGGAGACCAAGCAGCCGCAATGAGGTACACAGAAGCAAGAATGTCAAAGATTTCGATGGAATTGCTTCGCGATTTAAATAAAGATACGGTTAATTTCCAAGATAACTATGATGGTTCAGAAAGAGAACCAGCCGTTATGCCAGCCCGTTTCCCGAACTTGTTAGTGAATGGTTCATCTGGTATAGCAGTAGGAATGGCAACCAATATTCCACCCCATCAATTAGGCGAGGTAATTGACGGCGTATTGGCTTTAAGCAAGAATCCTGAAATTACAATTCCTGAGTTGATGGAATATATCCCTGGTCCGGACTTTCCGACAGCAGGTTTGATTTTAGGGAGAAGTGGAATCAGAAAGGCCTATGAAACCGGAAAAGGGTCAATCATTCAACGTGCGAAAGTTGAGATTGAAGAGAAACCCAATGGTAAACAGGTAATCCTTGTTAAGGAAATCCCTTATCAAGTGAATAAAGCAAGATTGATTGAAAAAATTGCAGAACTTGCTCGAGATAAGAAAATCGAAGGCATTACCGACTTACGGGATGAGTCGGATCGCAACGGCATGCGTATTGTCATGGAGCTTCGAAAGGATGTTAATGCAAACGTACTTTTAAACAACCTGTATAAGCATACCGCGATGCAGACCACCTTCGGAATCAATCTGCTTGCTTTGGTGGACGGACAGCCTAAAGTATTGAATTTAAAACAATGCCTGCACTACTACTTGGAGCATCAGCAGGTAGTCATACGGCGCAGGACTGAATTTGAATTACGGAAAGCGGAAGCGCGTGCCCATATTTTAGAAGGTTTGCGCATTGCACTTGATAATTTGGATGCGGTCATTTCGTTAATCCGTAGTTCCCAAACTACTGAAATTGCCCGTGAAGGGTTAATGACACAATTTTCACTTTCTGAAAAACAAGCGCAAGCTATCCTGGATATGCGTTTACAACGCTTGACTGGTCTGGAACGTGAAAAAATTGAAGATGAATACCAGGCATTAATGGCCATAATTGCAGAGTATAAAGCCATTCTTGCTGATGAGGAAAAGGTTCTTGAAATTATTCGTGAAGAGCTTCTTGAAATTAAAGAGCGTTTTGATGATAAACGGAGAACTGAAATCACATTAGCCGGCTTTGAAAGCTTGGAAGATGAAGATTTAATCCCAGAGGAAAATATAATCGTGACACTTACGCATAACGGTTATATTAAACGCTTGCCTGCAACCACATACCGCAGTCAAAAACGCGGGGGGCGCGGAATACAGGGTATGGGAACGAATACAGATGACTTTGTCGGTCACTTGTTAACCACATCGACTCATGACACTCTATTATTCTTCACCAACAAAGGTAAAGTCTATCGTTCCAAAGGATATGAAATACCTGAATATGGTAGAACGGCAAAAGGATTGCCGCTTATCAACTTGTTGGAAGTCGATAAAGGCGAGTGGGTCAACGCAATCATACCTGTGAAGGAATTTGCTGACGATTGGTATTTATTCTTCACGACCAGACATGGGGTTTCAAAGCGTACACCTTTGTCTTCTTTTGCAAATATCCGTAATAATGGTTTAATTGCCCTAGGTTTACGTGAAGATGATGAATTGATTTCTGTCCGTCTTACGAATGGAGAGAAACAGATCATAATTGGAACGAAGTCCGGGATGATGATTCGTTTCCCTGAGACGGATGTACGGACAATGGGACGTACTGCAGCGGGTGTGAAAGGGATTTCCTTACGGGCGGATGATGAAGTAGTCGGTATGGAAATTCTTGAAGATGATGAAGAAGTGCTGATTGTTACGAAAAATGGCTATGGTAAACGGACCTCTGCGGAAGAATACCGTATTCAAAGCCGTGGAGGCAAAGGAATAAAAACATGTAATGTCACTGAGAAAAATGGTGAACTTATAGCCGTGAAAACAGTTACGGGTGTAGATGAAGATTTGATGCTGATTACAGCAGCTGGTGTATTAATCCGAATGGAAGTCGAAGGCATTTCTAAAACGGGCCGTAATACACAGGGTGTTAAGCTCATCCGACTCGAATCCGCTGATAATGAATATGTTTCGACGGTAGCCATCGTAGGAAGAGAAGAAGAAGAAGAAGAAAAAGACATGGATATAGAAACGGTCACGACTCCAGATTCTGATTCTGAACCTGCTGTAATTGAAGAAAATGAAGAAACTGAAAAAGATACGGAAGAATAA
- a CDS encoding HD domain-containing phosphohydrolase yields the protein MEESLDITDFYLKSLQTYKRLFKNWQAGSKAEVAMIRFIMISLMDKDLEEPGNILKLHHYCNKEDYVYHHAISIGLIGGYIAYKMKCNRADVYQAAIGGCLADCGMARLPPRLLSKTASLTADDYEEIHSHPIFSYKMIKDSSIIKDSVKIAVLEHHGRLDGTGYPKRLKTKPMNLFSKSLQLQMYFTP from the coding sequence ATGGAAGAGTCATTGGATATTACGGATTTTTATCTTAAGTCGTTACAAACATATAAACGATTATTTAAAAATTGGCAAGCGGGCAGTAAAGCCGAGGTGGCCATGATTCGTTTTATCATGATTTCCCTTATGGACAAGGATTTAGAGGAACCAGGAAACATTTTGAAGCTGCACCACTATTGCAATAAAGAAGACTATGTATATCATCATGCTATTTCCATTGGATTAATAGGGGGATATATTGCATATAAAATGAAATGCAATAGGGCTGATGTCTATCAAGCTGCAATTGGCGGATGTCTGGCAGATTGCGGGATGGCAAGGCTGCCACCAAGGTTATTAAGTAAAACGGCAAGCCTGACAGCAGATGATTATGAGGAGATACATTCTCATCCTATTTTCAGCTACAAGATGATTAAAGATAGTTCCATCATTAAGGATAGTGTGAAGATAGCCGTTCTTGAGCATCATGGAAGGTTAGATGGAACGGGTTATCCCAAAAGATTGAAAACAAAGCCCATGAACTTATTCTCAAAATCATTGCAGTTGCAGATGTATTTCACGCCATGA
- the recF gene encoding DNA replication/repair protein RecF, with amino-acid sequence MYIENISLKNYRNYTELNLTFENKVNVILGENAQGKTNVMESIFVLAMAKSHRTSNDKELIRWDEEYAKIEGRVRKRNTSIPLELTISKKGKKAKCNHIEQRKLSQYVGNMNVVMFAPEDLNLVKGSPLVRRRFIDMEIGQVSPVYLHDMSQYHKILQQRNHYLKLLQTRKQTDTTMLDVLTDQFIQYAAKIVERRYEFLLKLQQWAEPIHSGISRNLEVLKIQYKPSLDVSESMDLTKMIEVYTEKFDKIKTREIERGVTLVGPHRDDLVFFVNDRDVQTYGSQGQQRTTALSLKLAEIELIHEEIGEYPILLLDDVLSELDDFRQSHLLNTIQGKVQTFVTTPSVDGIDHQTLREASTFYVSQGSIKKVK; translated from the coding sequence ATGTATATTGAAAATATAAGTTTGAAAAATTACCGCAACTATACCGAATTGAATCTGACTTTTGAGAATAAAGTCAATGTAATCCTCGGCGAAAATGCTCAAGGAAAAACAAATGTCATGGAATCCATTTTTGTTTTAGCAATGGCAAAATCCCATCGGACCTCAAATGATAAAGAACTTATTCGCTGGGATGAAGAGTATGCTAAAATAGAAGGAAGAGTTAGAAAGAGAAATACCTCAATACCACTTGAGCTGACCATTTCAAAAAAAGGGAAAAAGGCGAAGTGCAACCATATTGAACAAAGAAAGTTGAGTCAATATGTCGGAAATATGAATGTGGTCATGTTTGCGCCTGAGGATCTTAACCTTGTAAAGGGAAGTCCTCTAGTCAGACGCCGTTTTATAGATATGGAAATTGGCCAGGTTTCTCCCGTATACCTTCATGATATGAGCCAATATCATAAAATACTTCAACAAAGAAATCATTACTTAAAGCTTCTGCAGACCCGGAAACAAACGGATACGACGATGCTTGACGTGCTGACTGATCAATTTATTCAGTATGCAGCGAAAATTGTCGAAAGAAGATACGAGTTTCTTTTAAAGCTCCAGCAATGGGCAGAGCCGATTCATTCGGGGATCTCCAGAAATCTAGAAGTATTGAAAATCCAATATAAACCGTCGCTTGATGTATCAGAATCTATGGATTTGACGAAAATGATAGAAGTATACACAGAAAAATTTGATAAAATAAAAACAAGGGAAATTGAACGGGGTGTAACATTGGTAGGTCCTCATCGTGACGACCTGGTTTTTTTTGTGAATGACCGCGATGTCCAGACATATGGTTCACAAGGACAACAGCGTACGACTGCCCTGTCTTTGAAGCTTGCCGAAATTGAGCTGATCCATGAAGAAATCGGCGAGTATCCCATTTTATTATTGGATGATGTGTTATCGGAACTTGACGATTTCCGTCAATCCCATTTACTGAATACGATACAAGGGAAAGTGCAGACATTTGTGACGACACCCTCCGTTGATGGAATCGATCATCAAACCCTAAGAGAAGCGTCCACCTTTTATGTGAGTCAAGGAAGTATAAAAAAGGTTAAATGA
- the gyrB gene encoding DNA topoisomerase (ATP-hydrolyzing) subunit B, translated as MEQKEVQAQAYDENQIQVLEGLEAVRKRPGMYIGSTSAKGLHHLVWEIVDNSIDEALAGFCTEIKVTIEEDNSITVVDNGRGIPVGIHEKMGRPAVEVIMTVLHAGGKFGGGGYKVSGGLHGVGASVVNALSTVLEVYVHREGKIHYQQFNRGIPKEDLKIIGETDHTGTTVHFIPDGEIFTETLEYDFDTLATRIRELAFLNKGLKLIIEDKRGEEEKIRDFHYEGGIKSYVEHLNRSKEVLHEEPIFMEGERDGISVELALQYNDSYISNVFSFANNIHTYEGGTHESGFKTALTRVINDYARKNGLLKEADSNFSGEDVREGLTAIISIKHPDPQFEGQTKTKLGNSEVRTVTDSILSERLDAFLYENPAVARKIVDKGQMAARARMAAKKARELTRRKSALEVSNLPGKLADCSSKDPGISELYIVEGNSAGGSAKQGRDRHFQAILPLRGKILNVEKARLDRILHNEEIGTIITALGTGIGDEFNIEKARYHKIVIMTDADVDGAHIRTLMLTFFYRYMRKIIEYGYIYIAQPPLFKIQQGKKVDYAYNDRELDEIIASLPSTPKPNLQRYKGLGEMNPEQLWETTMNPETRTLLQVSLKDAAEADETFEMLMGDKVEPRRNFIEENAIYVKNLDI; from the coding sequence ATGGAACAAAAAGAAGTACAAGCTCAGGCATACGATGAGAATCAGATACAGGTTTTAGAAGGCTTAGAAGCAGTTCGTAAACGTCCGGGGATGTATATCGGCTCTACCTCTGCAAAAGGACTTCACCATCTTGTTTGGGAAATTGTCGATAATAGTATTGATGAAGCGCTAGCTGGTTTCTGTACGGAAATCAAAGTGACGATCGAAGAAGACAATAGCATAACCGTAGTCGATAATGGTCGGGGAATTCCAGTCGGTATCCATGAAAAAATGGGACGGCCAGCAGTTGAAGTGATCATGACGGTCCTTCATGCGGGCGGTAAATTTGGCGGCGGGGGCTACAAGGTTTCCGGTGGTCTGCATGGTGTTGGGGCTTCAGTAGTTAATGCCTTATCCACGGTATTGGAAGTTTATGTTCATCGTGAAGGTAAAATCCATTATCAGCAATTTAACCGCGGTATCCCTAAAGAAGATTTGAAAATTATCGGGGAAACCGATCATACAGGAACGACTGTACACTTCATTCCTGATGGTGAAATCTTCACAGAAACCTTGGAATATGATTTCGATACATTAGCTACACGAATCCGTGAGCTTGCATTCCTGAATAAAGGCTTGAAACTGATCATTGAAGATAAACGTGGGGAAGAAGAGAAAATCAGGGATTTCCACTATGAGGGCGGTATCAAATCTTATGTTGAGCATTTGAACCGTTCAAAAGAGGTATTGCATGAGGAACCGATTTTCATGGAAGGCGAGAGAGATGGAATTTCTGTTGAATTGGCTCTCCAATATAACGACAGCTATATCAGTAATGTCTTTTCTTTTGCCAATAATATTCATACCTATGAAGGCGGTACACATGAATCAGGATTCAAGACTGCTTTAACCCGTGTCATCAATGATTATGCACGGAAAAATGGTCTTTTAAAAGAAGCTGATTCCAACTTCTCAGGTGAAGATGTCCGGGAAGGTTTAACGGCAATCATTTCGATTAAGCATCCTGATCCACAATTTGAAGGTCAGACGAAAACCAAACTCGGAAACTCTGAAGTAAGAACGGTTACTGATTCCATTCTTTCTGAACGACTTGATGCCTTCTTGTACGAAAATCCTGCCGTGGCCCGGAAAATTGTAGATAAAGGGCAAATGGCAGCGAGAGCCCGTATGGCAGCGAAGAAAGCCCGTGAATTGACCCGAAGGAAAAGTGCTTTGGAAGTATCCAATCTTCCAGGGAAATTGGCGGATTGTTCTTCCAAGGACCCGGGTATCAGTGAATTGTACATCGTTGAAGGAAACTCGGCGGGAGGCTCGGCAAAGCAAGGACGGGACCGCCATTTCCAAGCCATTTTGCCGCTAAGGGGTAAAATCCTGAATGTAGAAAAAGCGAGATTGGATAGAATCCTTCATAACGAAGAAATAGGTACGATCATTACAGCACTTGGAACAGGCATTGGTGATGAATTCAATATTGAAAAGGCTAGATACCATAAAATTGTCATCATGACCGATGCGGATGTGGATGGTGCCCATATCAGAACACTGATGTTGACATTCTTCTACCGGTATATGCGAAAAATTATCGAGTACGGATATATATATATTGCTCAGCCGCCGCTTTTCAAAATCCAGCAAGGGAAAAAAGTGGATTATGCTTATAATGACCGCGAGCTTGACGAAATCATAGCAAGTTTGCCAAGTACTCCAAAGCCTAACCTGCAGCGTTATAAAGGGCTGGGGGAAATGAATCCAGAGCAATTGTGGGAAACGACGATGAATCCTGAAACGAGAACGCTGCTTCAAGTCAGTTTGAAAGATGCTGCCGAGGCAGATGAAACTTTCGAGATGTTGATGGGCGATAAGGTAGAACCACGACGTAACTTCATTGAAGAAAATGCAATTTATGTAAAAAATCTCGATATCTGA
- a CDS encoding D-alanyl-D-alanine carboxypeptidase family protein — MKKISKMSLIFTFVLVLVMSQFAYQPGEAVAESDNLGLKAEAAIIIDGETGQIVYEKNADKVLGIASMSKMMTEYIIMESIKNGKISWDQKVKINKYVHDLSKAPNLSNVGLTEGEDYTVKELYQAMAVYSGNAATVALAQLVSGSEKSFVKLMNEKAKELGLKNHKFVNASGLNNSDLLGQYPSGNEDDENIMTAKDTGLLAYRLINDYPEVLKIASIPKLKFRDGKEYPNFNWMLPGLIFEYKGVDGLKTGSTDFAGYGHTGTVIRDGQRYITVVMKSTNKNERFADSTKLMNYAYATFKKEKVLPANYQVKGKETLSVVKGKEKNVKIQSEKAIELLVENGEKDNYKTDLVIDKNKLNDDGKLTAPIKKGEKLGYITVTPKKGEDYGYINGDPVKVNVVAAESVEKANWFVLSMRAVGGFFGDVWSSVASTVKGWF; from the coding sequence TTGAAAAAAATCAGCAAGATGTCCCTCATTTTCACTTTTGTTTTAGTTCTTGTTATGTCGCAATTTGCCTATCAACCGGGGGAAGCTGTTGCTGAATCTGATAATTTGGGTTTAAAAGCAGAGGCAGCCATCATCATTGATGGTGAAACAGGACAAATCGTGTATGAAAAAAATGCCGATAAAGTATTAGGGATTGCATCCATGTCTAAAATGATGACCGAGTACATCATAATGGAGTCAATCAAAAATGGGAAAATCAGTTGGGATCAGAAAGTTAAAATAAATAAATACGTACATGACCTTTCAAAAGCACCTAATTTGTCGAATGTTGGGTTAACAGAAGGTGAAGATTATACAGTTAAGGAACTATATCAAGCTATGGCCGTCTATTCCGGAAATGCGGCAACAGTAGCTTTAGCACAGTTGGTTTCCGGAAGTGAAAAGAGCTTCGTTAAGTTAATGAACGAAAAAGCAAAGGAACTAGGCTTGAAAAACCATAAATTCGTTAATGCCAGCGGTTTGAATAACTCCGATTTATTAGGGCAATATCCTTCGGGTAATGAAGATGATGAAAATATCATGACAGCAAAAGATACTGGTCTTCTTGCTTATCGTTTAATAAACGATTATCCGGAAGTGTTAAAAATCGCCAGCATTCCTAAATTGAAGTTCCGTGATGGAAAAGAATATCCGAACTTCAACTGGATGTTGCCAGGTCTGATATTTGAATATAAAGGCGTAGATGGACTAAAAACGGGATCTACCGACTTTGCCGGTTATGGACATACAGGGACGGTTATCCGAGACGGTCAGCGCTATATCACGGTGGTTATGAAGTCCACTAATAAAAACGAACGTTTTGCAGATAGCACTAAGCTTATGAACTATGCTTATGCAACCTTTAAAAAGGAAAAAGTCCTTCCAGCCAATTACCAGGTGAAAGGGAAAGAAACACTTTCAGTAGTAAAAGGCAAGGAAAAAAATGTTAAGATTCAATCTGAAAAGGCAATCGAGCTACTTGTTGAAAATGGTGAGAAAGATAACTATAAAACAGATTTAGTGATCGATAAAAACAAATTGAATGATGATGGTAAGCTTACTGCACCAATCAAAAAAGGTGAAAAGCTAGGTTACATCACAGTCACTCCTAAAAAAGGAGAAGATTACGGGTACATTAACGGCGATCCAGTTAAGGTTAACGTCGTAGCTGCTGAATCTGTTGAAAAGGCAAACTGGTTCGTATTATCAATGCGAGCGGTTGGCGGATTCTTTGGTGACGTATGGAGCAGTGTAGCTTCTACTGTTAAAGGCTGGTTTTAA
- the yaaA gene encoding S4 domain-containing protein YaaA → MDSIKINTEYITLGQFLKLADLIQSGGMAKWFLSEYEVYINGELDVRRGRKLRSGDKIEIPGFGTYTITS, encoded by the coding sequence ATGGACTCCATAAAAATCAATACCGAATATATTACGCTTGGACAATTCCTGAAATTGGCCGATTTGATTCAAAGCGGCGGAATGGCGAAATGGTTCTTAAGTGAATATGAGGTTTACATTAATGGCGAATTAGACGTGAGAAGGGGCAGAAAATTAAGATCAGGTGATAAAATAGAGATTCCTGGATTTGGCACCTACACAATTACAAGCTAA